A single genomic interval of Pseudomonadota bacterium harbors:
- a CDS encoding rhodanese-like domain-containing protein: MAEQSYSMINRQDLEQRVRTTLPNNQDAEQGYALVNVLKPEAFEREHIPGSINIPEGDESVFVNRFSKDKEIVVYCASTDCHASDSVAEKLTKRGFTRVYDYAAGLRDWKQGGNSVETGVH, encoded by the coding sequence ATGGCTGAACAAAGTTACTCTATGATTAACCGACAAGACCTCGAGCAGAGGGTGAGGACGACGCTGCCGAATAATCAAGATGCCGAGCAAGGATATGCATTGGTTAATGTGCTAAAGCCGGAGGCCTTCGAGCGAGAGCACATTCCCGGATCGATCAATATCCCGGAAGGCGATGAGAGTGTCTTCGTGAACCGGTTTTCCAAAGACAAGGAGATCGTCGTGTATTGCGCCTCAACGGATTGCCACGCCTCAGACAGCGTAGCCGAAAAGCTGACGAAGCGCGGCTTCACCCGGGTATACGACTACGCAGCCGGCCTGCGGGATTGGAAACAAGGCGGGAATTCCGTGGAAACGGGTGTGCATTGA